A DNA window from Zingiber officinale cultivar Zhangliang chromosome 3A, Zo_v1.1, whole genome shotgun sequence contains the following coding sequences:
- the LOC122051522 gene encoding beta carbonic anhydrase 5, chloroplastic-like, with protein MASLLGVPLDFPAVDSSSSSSSSEFSYRFSETRKIGGSLLNLGTVNAARLRIRLSIEEKHISIRKVSKDHIQLPREHTENERHVGSDPFKELEFRFRGFKQQNYVENLGHYQNLAEGQSPKFMVIACADSRVCPSNILGFQPGEAFTVRNVANLVPPFQHGGSETSAALEFAVNSLEVANILVVGHSRCGGIQALMRMKDDSDSSFIKDWVSVGKSARLSTKAAAGNLSFEAQCRHCEKESVNGSLLNLLTYPWIEKRVSEGALSLHGGYYDFINCTFEKWTLVYREGLEGGSKYAIKNRSLWS; from the exons ATGGCTTCTTTGCTTGGGGTCCCTCTCGATTTCCCGGCAGTGGATTCTtcgtcttcctcctcttcttcggaatTTTCCTATCGGTTCAGCGAGACCAGGAAG ATCGGAGGTTCGCTGCTGAATTTGGGTACAGTGAACGCTGCGCGACTGAGAATCCGGCTGTCCATCGA GGAAAAACACATTTCGATCAGGAAAGTTTCCAAAGATCATATTCAATTGCCTAGAGAACATACAGAAAATGAAAGACATGTCGGATCAGATCCATTTAAAGAATTGGAATTCAGATTCAGGGGTTTCAAACAACAGAATTACGT GGAGAACCTCGGTCACTATCAAAATCTAGCTGAAGGCCAATCACCTAAG TTCATGGTAATTGCTTGTGCCGACTCGAGAGTCTGCCCCTCAAACATATTGGGGTTTCAGCCCGGCGAAGCATTCACGGTCAGAAATGTGGCAAATTTAGTTCCTCCCTTTCAG CATGGTGGTTCAGAAACTAGTGCAGCCCTTGAGTTTGCTGTGAACTCTCTTGAG GTTGCCAATATATTAGTCGTGGGGCACAGTCGTTGCGGAGGCATTCAGGCTCTCATGAGAATGAAAGATGATTCCGACTCTAG CTTTATCAAAGATTGGGTGTCTGTGGGAAAGAGTGCGAGGTTAAGCACCAAGGCTGCTGCTGGAAATTTGAGCTTTGAAGCCCAGTGCAGACACTGTGAAAAG GAATCAGTCAATGGCTCATTGCTGAACTTGTTAACTTACCCATGGATTGAGAAAAGAGTGAGTGAAGGAGCACTATCCCTTCACGGTGGCTACTATGACTTCATCAACTGCACCTTTGAGAAATGGACTCTTGTGTATAGAGAAGGCCTGGAGGGAGGCAGCAAGTATGCGATTAAAAATCGCTCCTTATGGTCTTGA
- the LOC122051527 gene encoding monothiol glutaredoxin-S4, mitochondrial-like, with protein sequence MARQLSTKILRATASSVSNAKVGFGPFSMQYMNYSTKQSGDSDVATSITYPSKITTDRNTHEDFQPTNKSTGSLLDIVDKDVKENPVLIYMKGLPGAPRCGFSALAVKVLRQYDVPIKAIDILGDLKLQESVKAYTNWPTFPQVFIKREFVGGPDMLLNMHQNGELKDLLVGINPDGATKLG encoded by the exons ATGGCGAGACAACTCTCAACCAAAATCCTGAGGGCCACAGCAAGTTCTGTTTCCAATGCAAAG GTTGGATTTGGTCCATTCTCTATGCAATATATGAATTACTCAACCAAGCAAAGTGGTGATTCTGATGTTGCCACCTCTATTACATACCCATCAAAGATAACTACCGATCGCAACACACATGAAGACTTTCAGCCAACGAACAAAAGTACCGGCTCTTTATTGGATATTGTAGACAAG GATGTGAAAGAAAACCCAGTCCTGATCTATATGAAAGGTCTTCCAGGTGCACCTCGATGTGGATTCAGTGCCCTGGCTGTGAAGGTTCTACGGCAATACG ATGTTCCTATTAAGGCAATAGATATTTTGGGAGATCTTAAGCTCCAAGAAAGTGTGAAGGCTTACAC CAATTGGCCCACATTTCCTCAAGTATTTATAAAACGAGAGTTTGTTGGGGGACCAGACATGTTGCTCAATATGCATCAG AACGGTGAACTCAAAGATTTGCTGGTGGGCATCAATCCTGATGGCGCAACCAAGTTAGGCTGA